One region of bacterium genomic DNA includes:
- a CDS encoding FAD-dependent oxidoreductase, translating into MQDSSSVIYDIIIVGLGPAATTAGLYSLRNNLKTLMIGETFGGATLVSGEIENWPGVVHTTGFELAEKFEEQIKHYSPDESCIKRSLVKTIEKQGNLFRVLDKDGTEFSAKAVIYSTGSESRKLSIPGEQEYRNKGVTYCATCDGPLYHGKDIAIIGGGNSALKAGLMMLNIAKSVTVVSINPQFSGEQISIKQLEKAQAEGKVRLIVNGKTKEVKGNGKFVDKVVVEHTDTGVMEEIAVQGVFVEIGLIPITGPVKELRLAMNRIGEIETDREMKTNIPGFFVAGDVSDLRDKQIIVASGSGCTAALSAAEYVQNFE; encoded by the coding sequence ATGCAGGATTCATCAAGTGTTATCTACGACATTATTATTGTCGGGCTCGGGCCGGCCGCCACAACCGCGGGTCTTTATTCGTTACGCAATAATCTTAAAACCTTGATGATTGGAGAAACCTTTGGAGGGGCGACGCTTGTTTCGGGGGAAATTGAGAATTGGCCGGGAGTTGTGCATACTACCGGTTTTGAATTGGCAGAAAAATTTGAGGAACAAATTAAACATTATTCTCCCGACGAATCCTGCATCAAGCGTTCGCTTGTCAAAACAATTGAGAAGCAAGGGAATTTGTTTCGTGTCCTAGATAAAGACGGCACGGAATTTTCCGCCAAGGCGGTGATTTATTCTACGGGAAGTGAATCGCGAAAGTTAAGCATTCCTGGTGAGCAAGAATATCGCAATAAGGGAGTGACTTATTGCGCCACTTGTGACGGTCCGCTTTATCACGGCAAAGATATTGCGATTATCGGGGGTGGAAATTCCGCGCTGAAGGCCGGGTTGATGATGTTGAATATTGCCAAGAGTGTCACGGTGGTGTCGATCAATCCGCAGTTTAGTGGCGAGCAAATCAGCATCAAGCAACTGGAGAAAGCCCAGGCGGAAGGGAAGGTGCGCCTGATCGTGAACGGTAAAACAAAGGAAGTAAAAGGCAATGGAAAGTTTGTGGATAAAGTTGTTGTTGAACATACGGACACGGGCGTGATGGAGGAAATTGCCGTGCAGGGCGTCTTTGTGGAAATAGGATTGATACCGATTACTGGTCCCGTGAAAGAATTGCGTCTGGCGATGAATCGAATCGGCGAAATCGAAACTGATCGTGAAATGAAAACTAATATCCCCGGTTTTTTTGTGGCAGGAGATGTAAGTGATCTGCGAGATAAGCAAATAATAGTTGCCTCCGGTTCAGGATGCACCGCCGCCCTATCCGCCGCAGAGTACGTGCAGAATTTTGAATAA
- the xseA gene encoding exodeoxyribonuclease VII large subunit — protein MVGQNENAETAVKPLTVTEFIEQVNAVMADQVAWVEGEVCDLHISQGKWMYFSLKDEASIVNCFAMLFRVRTPIEEGMKVRVWGVPRIYPKFGKFSINVEIVEPSGEGALKRAFELLKRKMEAEGLFDPARKRRLPRFPEKIALITSSDAAAYTDFIKVLKARRGGIEINFISVAVQGREATKEICSAIEQLNESLPDLDALVLVRGGGSIEDLHAFNDEGVVRTLARSRIPTMTGVGHERDVTLVDYVSDVRGSTPSNCAELLTPTREDLIASINQLTKRMADNVQENINTKERGVQRAVNRLHESVANSVEKVQFLAQQMVNVGRIFSLSLQKNASGLQNMQKNMRTAYTESLNRYGQKVVAVERVLNSMHPEKTLARGYSITKTSAGKVIRDALELKNGDSIRTVLHRGIIDSIINSSEKCLQNPPKISPNPTKNSKKSSRSLKQATLI, from the coding sequence ATGGTTGGACAAAATGAAAATGCAGAAACAGCCGTAAAACCGTTAACGGTTACGGAGTTTATTGAACAGGTAAACGCGGTTATGGCCGATCAGGTGGCCTGGGTAGAGGGGGAAGTTTGTGATTTGCATATTTCACAAGGCAAGTGGATGTATTTTAGTTTGAAAGACGAAGCGTCAATCGTGAATTGTTTCGCGATGCTTTTTCGCGTTCGGACGCCGATTGAAGAAGGAATGAAAGTGCGGGTTTGGGGTGTGCCGAGAATTTACCCGAAATTTGGAAAATTTAGCATCAACGTTGAAATAGTTGAGCCTTCCGGGGAAGGCGCACTTAAGCGCGCTTTTGAGTTATTAAAAAGAAAAATGGAGGCAGAGGGGCTTTTTGATCCGGCACGCAAAAGGCGTCTTCCGCGTTTTCCGGAGAAAATTGCTTTGATTACTTCTTCAGATGCCGCGGCATATACAGACTTCATAAAAGTGCTTAAAGCGCGTCGGGGCGGGATCGAAATAAATTTTATCTCTGTGGCCGTTCAGGGACGTGAGGCTACAAAAGAAATTTGCTCGGCGATTGAGCAGCTAAATGAAAGTTTGCCTGATTTGGATGCGTTGGTTTTGGTGCGCGGTGGCGGTAGTATAGAGGATTTACACGCTTTTAATGATGAAGGTGTCGTGCGGACGCTGGCCAGGTCGCGTATTCCAACCATGACCGGAGTCGGCCATGAACGCGATGTGACCCTAGTCGATTATGTTTCCGATGTGCGAGGATCAACCCCGTCAAATTGCGCGGAATTGCTTACCCCAACAAGAGAAGATTTGATTGCGTCAATCAATCAATTAACCAAGCGTATGGCGGATAATGTGCAAGAAAATATCAACACAAAAGAGCGAGGTGTGCAGAGGGCCGTGAATAGATTGCACGAATCCGTTGCCAATTCCGTGGAGAAGGTTCAGTTTTTAGCGCAACAAATGGTTAATGTCGGGCGTATATTTTCTTTATCATTGCAAAAAAATGCGTCAGGCTTGCAAAATATGCAGAAAAATATGCGCACAGCTTATACGGAAAGCCTAAACCGATATGGGCAGAAAGTAGTTGCCGTTGAGCGGGTACTCAACTCGATGCATCCCGAAAAAACTTTGGCGCGCGGGTATTCGATAACGAAAACCAGTGCCGGCAAAGTGATTCGGGACGCGCTGGAACTTAAAAATGGTGATAGTATTAGAACAGTATTACATCGTGGTATAATTGATTCAATCATAAATTCATCAGAAAAATGTCTACAAAATCCCCCCAAAATTTCACCAAATCCTACGAAGAACTCGAAAAAATCGTCGCGGAGTTTGAAACAGGCAACATTGATTTAG
- a CDS encoding helix-turn-helix domain-containing protein — MEIKSYIENLGLTEKEAAVYLALLQLGQAPVQTISRKADIVRPTAYVVLDSLIHKGLCKKGLIGKKTVFIASPPEDLDNLIRKRERDAHEQRVRLHHLLPELRALYALSEERPSIRLFEGKEGLKNLQREFVEISSEPMYGMGSDDVMENLFPRASNEYDEEIRGVRVKAGIKSFNIYTTSDGEKRSPESDKKALRESRYIEKEKLPIKAHFSVHGPLLSIVSFRKKIIGVLIEHVDIADSFKAIFDVAWKQLGDNKEKTDKAT, encoded by the coding sequence ATGGAAATAAAGTCATATATTGAAAATCTTGGTTTGACTGAAAAAGAAGCGGCGGTGTATCTTGCTTTACTTCAACTTGGGCAAGCGCCGGTTCAAACCATTTCAAGAAAGGCGGATATTGTTCGTCCTACGGCCTATGTTGTTTTGGATTCGCTTATTCACAAAGGCCTTTGCAAAAAAGGACTAATCGGGAAAAAGACGGTATTTATCGCTTCACCTCCGGAAGATCTTGATAATTTGATTCGTAAGCGAGAACGCGACGCGCACGAGCAACGGGTACGATTGCACCATCTTTTGCCGGAACTAAGGGCTTTGTATGCGCTGTCGGAAGAACGCCCCTCAATTCGTCTTTTTGAGGGTAAAGAAGGACTAAAAAATCTGCAACGTGAGTTTGTTGAGATCAGCAGTGAACCGATGTATGGAATGGGGTCGGATGATGTGATGGAAAATCTTTTTCCAAGGGCATCGAATGAGTATGATGAAGAGATTCGTGGTGTACGGGTTAAAGCGGGGATTAAATCTTTTAATATCTACACGACTTCTGACGGCGAAAAACGGTCACCTGAATCTGATAAAAAAGCTTTGCGGGAAAGTCGCTATATTGAAAAGGAAAAATTACCGATCAAGGCGCATTTTTCCGTGCACGGACCGCTTTTATCGATTGTTTCTTTTAGAAAAAAAATAATCGGCGTTTTGATTGAACATGTGGATATCGCGGACTCATTTAAAGCGATTTTTGATGTTGCTTGGAAACAATTAGGCGACAATAAAGAAAAAACGGACAAGGCTACTTGA
- a CDS encoding glutaredoxin family protein yields MKNVTIYTTSACIYCKMTKEFFTEHNIEYTEKNVATDQAAAQEMIDKSGQMGVPVTLISGDGKDEVIVGFDEERLTVSLVATA; encoded by the coding sequence ATGAAAAACGTAACAATTTACACAACCTCCGCCTGTATTTACTGCAAAATGACCAAAGAATTTTTTACCGAGCACAATATCGAGTATACGGAAAAAAATGTTGCCACAGATCAGGCCGCCGCGCAGGAAATGATTGATAAGAGTGGGCAGATGGGCGTTCCCGTCACGCTTATATCAGGTGATGGTAAAGACGAAGTAATTGTTGGTTTTGACGAGGAACGTTTGACGGTTTCGTTGGTCGCAACGGCATAA
- a CDS encoding L-threonylcarbamoyladenylate synthase: protein MIDTLPIHHHSRVLFLLNKSEIVAFPTGTSYGLGVNALDKVALEKLAELKGRTGEKAYSILLPTKDKNKFVDITEQEIKVLEKFNDKPLTLLVKPQAILAHLAKDGRIGVRTADHPFTKGLVDLLEFPITATSANHTGENPAYSTDELTKMFTKETFMAVDGGKLPVNAPSTVAKFEDGKWIILREGSIKKKELEAI, encoded by the coding sequence ATGATTGACACCCTACCCATCCACCATCATTCACGGGTTTTATTTCTCTTGAATAAAAGTGAGATCGTAGCTTTTCCCACCGGCACATCATATGGCTTGGGGGTGAATGCGCTCGATAAAGTGGCACTTGAAAAACTAGCGGAACTCAAGGGTCGCACGGGAGAAAAAGCCTACAGCATTTTGCTCCCAACAAAGGATAAGAACAAATTTGTTGATATTACGGAACAAGAAATAAAAGTTTTAGAAAAATTCAATGACAAACCGTTAACTTTGCTGGTAAAACCACAGGCAATCCTCGCGCACCTCGCAAAAGACGGTCGAATCGGCGTGCGAACGGCAGATCACCCATTCACTAAGGGCCTTGTGGATTTATTGGAATTCCCCATTACCGCCACCTCCGCAAACCATACGGGTGAAAATCCCGCCTATTCCACTGATGAATTAACAAAAATGTTTACCAAAGAAACCTTTATGGCGGTTGATGGGGGAAAATTGCCGGTAAACGCCCCCTCCACGGTAGCAAAATTTGAAGATGGCAAATGGATAATTTTGCGCGAAGGTTCAATCAAGAAAAAAGAACTGGAAGCGATATAG
- a CDS encoding DUF5679 domain-containing protein, with the protein MEAYCVKCKAKQEIKNAEPVTLKNGKPATKGVCPVCGTGMFRIGKPA; encoded by the coding sequence ATGGAAGCGTATTGCGTGAAGTGTAAGGCGAAACAGGAAATTAAAAATGCAGAACCTGTTACCCTAAAGAATGGTAAGCCTGCAACAAAAGGCGTATGCCCGGTTTGTGGCACAGGGATGTTTAGAATTGGTAAGCCTGCGTAA
- a CDS encoding septum formation initiator family protein, whose protein sequence is MQNNSKVKKNKPLRLIIAFVVGISIVLVMVSYGQELRRRVERQQHVSGLKKEITDNNQKIADLRNLLEYLKTDDYVERTAHEKLGFQAPGEHVVVVPNSGIVAGAQGIQVQNFDAQISIPRQWWNLFFASTVL, encoded by the coding sequence ATGCAAAACAACAGTAAAGTAAAAAAAAATAAGCCCCTACGATTGATTATTGCTTTTGTCGTAGGAATTTCCATTGTTTTGGTGATGGTCTCTTATGGCCAAGAGTTAAGACGCAGGGTGGAGCGACAGCAACATGTGAGTGGCTTAAAAAAGGAAATTACAGACAATAATCAGAAAATCGCCGATTTGAGAAATCTGCTTGAATACCTTAAAACGGATGATTATGTGGAAAGAACGGCTCATGAAAAATTAGGTTTTCAAGCGCCCGGGGAACATGTCGTAGTTGTTCCAAATAGTGGAATCGTGGCCGGTGCGCAAGGTATTCAGGTACAAAATTTTGACGCGCAAATATCTATACCGCGTCAGTGGTGGAATTTGTTTTTTGCGTCAACGGTGTTATGA
- a CDS encoding glycosyltransferase, with product MRIALVHDYLTQFGGGERVLKVLMDMFPNAPVYTLLHDKKVTEGLLDGSRIKTSFLQNIPLARSRHRLFPLFMPIIIEQFNLSKYDLVISASHSFGKGVITGPNTLHISYCFTPMRYVWDDSHRYVREFTVPSWLRSLIPFPLTYVRLWDSFAADRVDSFVAISNFVAKRIKKYYQRDAMVVYPPVDCGAYYIAKTIGNRFLIVSRLMSYKRIDLAIEAFNRLGLPLDIVGTGPEEEKLKKIAGPDIKFHGFLSDEQIKKMFSECRAFIFPQEEDFGLTVLEAAASGRPVIAFAGGGALETVTSDTGIFFADQTVESLSASVQKVLKMDLDPNKIRERALLFSTERFKVNFMEMINREWNKFPRKRVEKQVSV from the coding sequence ATGCGTATCGCTCTCGTTCATGATTATTTGACGCAATTTGGCGGGGGAGAGCGTGTTTTAAAGGTTCTTATGGATATGTTTCCCAACGCACCGGTTTATACCTTATTGCACGATAAAAAAGTAACTGAAGGGTTATTAGATGGTTCTCGTATTAAAACCAGTTTTCTGCAAAATATTCCTTTAGCAAGGTCGCGTCATCGATTGTTTCCACTATTTATGCCGATAATTATCGAGCAATTTAATTTATCGAAATATGACCTAGTAATTTCCGCGTCGCACTCCTTCGGTAAGGGAGTTATTACCGGTCCAAACACTTTACATATTTCGTATTGTTTTACTCCTATGCGGTATGTTTGGGATGATAGTCATCGTTATGTTAGAGAGTTTACGGTGCCGAGTTGGTTGAGATCTCTTATCCCGTTCCCATTAACTTATGTTCGCCTCTGGGACTCCTTTGCCGCGGATAGAGTTGATTCATTTGTCGCAATTTCAAATTTTGTCGCTAAGCGAATCAAGAAATATTATCAACGTGACGCGATGGTTGTTTATCCGCCCGTGGATTGTGGAGCATATTATATTGCTAAAACAATCGGTAATCGATTTTTGATTGTGAGCCGTTTAATGTCATATAAACGTATCGATTTGGCCATCGAGGCTTTTAATAGATTAGGATTACCGTTGGATATTGTCGGTACCGGTCCGGAGGAGGAAAAACTTAAAAAAATTGCCGGACCCGATATTAAGTTTCATGGGTTCCTGTCCGACGAACAAATAAAAAAAATGTTTTCCGAATGTCGGGCGTTTATATTTCCGCAGGAGGAGGATTTTGGATTAACAGTCTTGGAGGCCGCCGCTTCGGGCAGACCTGTTATTGCCTTTGCCGGCGGTGGCGCGTTGGAAACCGTTACTTCTGATACCGGAATTTTCTTCGCGGATCAAACGGTCGAATCTTTAAGCGCGTCAGTGCAAAAAGTATTAAAAATGGATTTGGATCCTAATAAAATCCGCGAAAGAGCGTTGCTTTTTAGTACCGAAAGATTTAAGGTGAATTTTATGGAAATGATTAATCGTGAGTGGAATAAATTTCCTCGAAAGCGTGTTGAAAAACAAGTATCTGTATGA
- a CDS encoding prolipoprotein diacylglyceryl transferase, with protein sequence MIPYFYIDKITLGFLVVQVWGLFLALGIIAGTLVAIKRAKEFNIKTKTIVDLVFWLTLGAFVGGRAVFVLLNKGFSLSGLVERSGSGFSSLGAVVVGIVITFFFIRKYRVLPSAIIKILGPPLLLTEGVNRIGCFLIHEHLGRVANFFLAVRTGDISRHDLGLYFSLSSLFGFIVIISLEKFRKIPASVVSWLSLIWYFVARFLLEFLYENGGQFGVEKYAGLSLMQYVSIFVILGFAYFIVRSEEQ encoded by the coding sequence ATGATCCCGTATTTTTATATCGATAAAATAACGCTTGGGTTTTTAGTTGTTCAGGTTTGGGGTTTGTTTTTAGCGTTGGGAATAATTGCCGGTACATTGGTCGCGATTAAACGGGCAAAAGAATTCAACATTAAAACCAAAACAATTGTTGATCTGGTTTTTTGGTTAACTCTTGGTGCGTTTGTTGGCGGTAGGGCGGTTTTTGTGTTGTTAAATAAGGGTTTCAGCTTATCCGGCTTAGTTGAACGTTCTGGAAGCGGTTTTTCGAGTTTGGGGGCAGTTGTTGTTGGGATAGTTATCACTTTTTTCTTTATTCGAAAGTACCGCGTTTTACCAAGCGCGATTATAAAAATTCTTGGCCCGCCCCTGCTTTTGACGGAGGGTGTCAATCGTATAGGGTGTTTTTTGATTCATGAACATCTTGGACGCGTAGCAAACTTCTTTTTAGCAGTTAGGACTGGCGATATCTCACGACACGATCTTGGTTTGTATTTTTCCTTATCTTCTTTATTTGGATTTATTGTGATAATTAGTTTGGAAAAATTCCGCAAAATACCGGCTAGTGTGGTTAGTTGGTTGTCGTTAATTTGGTATTTTGTCGCACGTTTCTTGTTGGAATTTTTATATGAAAATGGCGGTCAATTCGGGGTGGAGAAGTATGCGGGGTTGTCCTTGATGCAGTATGTTTCAATTTTTGTAATTTTGGGTTTTGCCTATTTTATTGTTCGTTCCGAAGAACAATAA
- a CDS encoding S1C family serine protease, translating into MNEQKQPYTITVKALLITLVVITVLGLITGTITARLETQAFLKKNPQGDRVVQTIQTQTQGASSFFDVIDSEKGNVVRVLDENNNFVQFGTVLTVDGIFITPMIANQKRSMSVMLVDGKIVNALLVRVYPEKGISFYRAEGSFSAPQFPAVETILAGTQGVVVGSTGSSGPTVIPGMVEYFSAEESLDNLIFRERQIVLATRPSNNYLGAPFFDAQRNLLGVVVNTGKGIVLPASEINLLLQDYLKHGAEEAVVILSDLNGAWTIQQGLDGKTSPAFKLDSVGKSSSFAKAGLENGDIINSINDKTFPTVQLWGTFLEGARLSKSVTLGVIRGNDFLKIPVLNQALNAKQQ; encoded by the coding sequence ATGAATGAACAAAAGCAACCATACACCATAACAGTAAAAGCGCTCTTAATTACATTGGTCGTTATTACAGTATTGGGATTAATTACCGGGACTATTACGGCGCGTCTGGAAACGCAAGCGTTCTTGAAAAAAAATCCACAAGGCGATCGTGTTGTTCAAACAATTCAAACTCAAACACAAGGCGCATCTTCGTTTTTTGACGTAATTGATTCGGAAAAGGGTAATGTTGTGCGTGTTTTAGACGAAAATAATAATTTCGTACAATTTGGGACAGTATTAACTGTCGATGGAATTTTTATAACGCCCATGATTGCCAATCAAAAGCGTTCAATGTCAGTGATGCTTGTTGATGGAAAAATCGTTAATGCTTTATTGGTGCGCGTTTATCCTGAAAAAGGCATTTCGTTTTATCGTGCTGAAGGTTCATTCTCTGCCCCCCAGTTTCCGGCCGTGGAAACCATTTTGGCAGGAACTCAAGGTGTCGTTGTTGGTTCGACCGGTAGTTCAGGCCCCACTGTAATTCCGGGGATGGTAGAATATTTCTCGGCCGAGGAATCTTTGGATAATCTTATTTTTAGAGAGCGGCAAATTGTTTTAGCTACTCGTCCAAGCAATAACTATTTGGGAGCGCCATTTTTTGACGCCCAGCGTAATTTATTGGGAGTCGTCGTAAATACGGGAAAAGGGATCGTCCTTCCCGCCAGTGAAATTAATCTTTTGCTTCAAGATTATTTGAAGCATGGTGCTGAAGAGGCAGTTGTTATTTTGAGCGACCTAAATGGCGCGTGGACAATTCAACAGGGTTTAGATGGTAAAACAAGTCCGGCGTTTAAACTTGATTCGGTTGGCAAGAGTTCCAGTTTTGCAAAAGCCGGTTTGGAAAACGGCGATATCATTAATTCTATTAATGACAAAACTTTTCCAACCGTACAGCTCTGGGGCACTTTTCTCGAAGGCGCGCGTTTAAGTAAGTCTGTAACATTGGGGGTAATTAGGGGAAATGATTTCTTAAAGATTCCGGTATTGAACCAAGCCCTAAATGCAAAACAACAGTAA
- a CDS encoding DUF5652 family protein has product MNTNAIVTLLNDPAKMQWLVLLIIWTIPWKGFALWRSARNKQLPWFIGIMVVNTFGILEILYLAFFQKPSEEK; this is encoded by the coding sequence ATGAATACTAACGCTATTGTCACACTTTTAAATGATCCGGCAAAAATGCAATGGCTGGTTTTACTAATTATTTGGACGATCCCTTGGAAGGGTTTCGCGCTTTGGCGTTCTGCTCGCAACAAACAACTGCCGTGGTTTATTGGGATTATGGTAGTTAATACATTTGGCATTTTAGAAATACTGTATCTCGCTTTTTTCCAAAAGCCTAGCGAAGAAAAATAG
- a CDS encoding serine hydrolase, with translation MRLAAITKFVMAVVVVFVVVIFGIQIVYSRDQKTIGQDNWGVFGEGVQKTDTVSEVGISENFDSVPVVKTLHSKAGIVINADTGRVIYAENAFEVLPMASITKLMSGMVALDNKIPLKKVVTILQDDYTIGGNLRIVAGRETVTVKDLFYASITGSANNAALSITKHVNLSATDFVSAMNRKAVELKLESLHFQEASGLSPKNTGTAYDIARMAGYAFSRYPLILDAASQKEYKIITQNTKREHTIKNPDDLFERTPGQFLASKTGYLDEALYCLVLAKLTPDGMIIAVTLGNADKVDSERETLQLLKRGEAVSVGAIY, from the coding sequence ATGCGATTGGCAGCAATCACGAAATTTGTGATGGCGGTCGTGGTGGTGTTTGTCGTTGTAATTTTTGGGATACAAATTGTTTATTCTCGGGATCAAAAAACCATTGGACAAGATAATTGGGGGGTATTTGGCGAAGGTGTACAAAAAACAGACACTGTGTCAGAGGTTGGGATTAGTGAAAATTTTGATTCAGTTCCTGTGGTAAAAACCCTTCACTCTAAAGCGGGGATTGTTATTAATGCCGATACGGGAAGGGTGATATACGCCGAAAACGCTTTTGAAGTGTTGCCAATGGCGAGTATTACAAAATTAATGAGTGGAATGGTCGCGCTAGACAACAAAATTCCATTAAAAAAAGTTGTTACTATTCTACAGGATGATTATACAATCGGGGGCAATCTTCGTATTGTTGCAGGAAGAGAGACGGTTACCGTAAAAGATCTTTTTTACGCGAGTATTACCGGTTCGGCAAACAATGCCGCGCTGTCTATTACTAAGCATGTTAATTTATCGGCGACTGATTTTGTTTCGGCGATGAATCGCAAAGCGGTTGAGTTGAAATTAGAGTCATTACATTTTCAAGAGGCGAGTGGTCTTTCGCCGAAAAATACCGGTACGGCATATGATATCGCGCGGATGGCGGGATATGCTTTTTCGCGTTACCCGTTGATCTTGGATGCCGCCTCTCAAAAAGAATATAAAATAATTACACAAAACACCAAGCGAGAGCACACAATCAAAAATCCGGATGATTTGTTTGAACGAACACCTGGCCAATTTCTTGCCAGCAAGACCGGCTATTTGGATGAGGCATTGTATTGTCTTGTACTGGCAAAACTGACTCCAGACGGTATGATAATTGCCGTAACACTCGGCAATGCCGATAAGGTCGATAGCGAAAGGGAGACTTTACAATTATTAAAAAGAGGAGAGGCTGTTAGTGTTGGGGCAATATATTAA
- a CDS encoding trypsin-like peptidase domain-containing protein, giving the protein MEQDQNLSVKNDRSTMVLLLVCVGLGFIGGLVGAGVVNQRVSKNPINTGVNLNTAMPQRGGSGDSIVNVVDQTSPAVVAISIIKNIQQVRNVPVDPFDSQFFGQSPFRIQVQQPTGTPIPQEVGGGSGFIVDSSGLIITNKHVVSDESASYEVVLKSGDRLKAKVVAQDPLFDLAILKVEKTNLPTLQFADSSKIKVGQIVVAIGNPLGEFPNSVSAGIVSGIGRQVQAGNSYTGEVETLNSVIQTDAAINPGNSGGPLLDLSGQVVGVNSATAGSAENISFAIPANEASRAISDYKKDGRVVRAILGVRYVSITPEIKDQNKLAVDHGALVVSGGTQAPAVLLGSGAEKAGIKEGDIITKVGGQDVTSEKSLQSFVGDKRPGDTLVLTVLSKDVEKNITVFLTEAK; this is encoded by the coding sequence ATGGAACAGGACCAAAATCTTAGCGTAAAAAATGATCGTAGCACGATGGTGTTGCTTTTGGTTTGTGTGGGACTCGGGTTTATCGGTGGTTTGGTCGGTGCCGGTGTGGTAAATCAGCGAGTAAGTAAAAACCCAATTAATACCGGTGTAAATTTGAATACAGCGATGCCTCAGCGTGGAGGAAGTGGCGATTCGATTGTTAATGTTGTTGATCAAACCAGTCCTGCCGTTGTCGCAATTTCAATTATCAAAAACATCCAACAAGTGCGGAATGTTCCCGTTGATCCATTTGACAGTCAATTTTTTGGGCAATCGCCGTTTAGAATTCAGGTTCAACAACCTACCGGCACACCGATTCCGCAAGAAGTAGGTGGCGGATCCGGGTTTATTGTTGACAGCAGTGGTCTGATAATTACCAATAAACACGTGGTCAGCGATGAAAGCGCCAGTTATGAGGTTGTTTTGAAGAGTGGGGATCGTCTGAAGGCAAAAGTGGTCGCGCAAGATCCATTGTTTGATCTGGCGATATTGAAGGTGGAAAAGACAAACTTGCCAACGTTGCAGTTCGCTGATTCGAGTAAAATAAAAGTTGGTCAGATAGTGGTGGCAATCGGTAATCCTCTGGGTGAATTTCCCAATAGCGTTAGCGCGGGGATAGTTTCCGGTATCGGCAGACAGGTGCAGGCCGGTAATTCGTATACAGGCGAAGTGGAGACCTTAAATTCTGTGATTCAAACCGACGCGGCGATTAATCCCGGGAATTCCGGTGGACCGCTATTGGATTTGAGTGGACAGGTGGTGGGGGTGAATTCTGCGACGGCGGGAAGCGCGGAAAATATCAGTTTCGCTATTCCCGCGAATGAGGCATCGAGAGCAATCAGTGATTATAAGAAAGATGGGCGTGTTGTCCGCGCGATTCTCGGCGTTCGTTATGTTTCTATTACTCCGGAAATTAAAGATCAAAATAAATTAGCGGTTGATCATGGTGCATTGGTTGTGAGTGGTGGAACACAAGCTCCGGCGGTGCTTCTCGGTAGCGGGGCGGAAAAGGCGGGAATAAAAGAGGGGGATATTATTACTAAGGTTGGAGGGCAAGATGTTACAAGTGAAAAATCACTACAATCATTTGTTGGCGATAAGCGACCAGGCGACACGTTAGTCTTGACGGTGTTGTCGAAAGATGTAGAAAAAAATATTACCGTTTTCCTCACCGAAGCAAAGTGA